CCCTTGGCAATGATTTCATTCAAGATTAAAAGTACATCTGTAATATTGCCTTCGCTGAGAGCATCCAGCATTTTTAGATAATAGTCGTAATCAAGGACGTGGAGGTTTTCGAGAACGTTTTTATAGCTTAGTTTTCTATCTGTCGAAAAAGTGACGTTAAGGTCAAACATCGAGAGGGCATCTCTCAGTCCTCCGTCGGCCTTTTGTGCAATTAGTTCGAGTGCTTCTTCCTCAAATTCTATTTCTTCTTTTTGAGCTATGCCTGCCAGATGACCCGATATATCTTTATTTTGAATTCTATTAAAATCAAAGATCTGACATCTACTGAGAATCGTTGGCAGAATCTTATGTTTTTCGGTGGTAGCTAAAATAAAAATAGCATACGAAGGTGGCTCTTCCAGTGTTTTCAGGAATGCATTAAATGCAGCCTGTGAAAGCATGTGTACCTCGTCAATGATATATACTTTGTATTTACCGTCCTGAGGCGGGAACCTTACCTGATCAATCAGATTTCTGATGTCCTCCACAGAGTTGTTGGATGCGGCGTCAAGTTCATGTATATTAAACGATGCATTCTGGTCAAAATTTTTGCAGGAAGCACACTGGTTACACGGCTCAATGTGTTCGTTTACGTTCTGGCAGTTAATGGTTTTTGCCAAAATACGGGCACAAGTGGTTTTACCTACCCCACGGGGTCCTGTAAAAAGAAATGCCTGGGCTAATTGATTGGTTTTTATGGCGTTGCGTAGGGTGGTGGTAATATGCGACTGACCTACAACCGAATCGAAAGTAATCGGGCGGTATTTTCGGGCAGATACGACAAAATTTTCCATGTGGCAAATATAGGAAAGAAAACCTAATTGCTCAGAAAATATTTGCTTTTAGCTAGTTTTTTTGGCAAAAAAATGTCTTGTTTTTGATGAAATTATTTGCTGAATATCATGTTCTTTTTTCGAAAAAAAATCCCTGAAATAGATTTAAGTAATTGATTATTAAAATATTGTGATTTTTTCAATTTTTCACAAAAACTACTTTTGATTGGTCAAATTTATTGACTTGTCTGATGAAACTGATCAATTGGGTATATTCTTCTTTAGGATATACTCCACCTTTCATAATTAACTCCCGCTTCATGGTAAGTTTGTTTTCATTCATCAAAAAACTGATGATATAAGTGCCAAAAGACTGGGTTAATTTTGCCTCTTTGGGCATAGATTCCACTTTGAAATTTGCCGGAATTGTAAATGTCATTTCATCAGAATCTTTAAAAGTAAAAACGTTGGGGTCCAGATATAATTCGTGCTTTCTGTCGGCTTTCTCAGGTATATTACTGATAAACTTTGAAAAGATATTAGGTTTCAAAAACAACCTTGGTCCGCTTAAAGAACCATATTTTGTGATATTTACATCAAACTTTTCTTTTATTAATGGTATAGTAGCTTTAACACTTTCAAACCTGGGATCGGAAATAACTGAATTGGCCAGATTTATTTTTTTAATAACCCATTCTTTTTGTTCTGAAGGAGTACTATTTAAAAGAAGATTGAAGCGACTTTCCTGTTGAATGCCAGAATATTCTGCCTGATATTTTGCATAAATATTTCCATTTTCATCCATGTTAATCTCTGCTTTTCTAGATTGTAAATTTTCTTCAGGCTTATAGTGAATAGTATTTACAATTTCAGAAGTATTTTCCTTTATAAGTAAACCTTTGCGATTGCCTGTATGGTCTC
The sequence above is a segment of the Cytophagaceae bacterium genome. Coding sequences within it:
- a CDS encoding DNA polymerase III subunit gamma/tau, yielding MENFVVSARKYRPITFDSVVGQSHITTTLRNAIKTNQLAQAFLFTGPRGVGKTTCARILAKTINCQNVNEHIEPCNQCASCKNFDQNASFNIHELDAASNNSVEDIRNLIDQVRFPPQDGKYKVYIIDEVHMLSQAAFNAFLKTLEEPPSYAIFILATTEKHKILPTILSRCQIFDFNRIQNKDISGHLAGIAQKEEIEFEEEALELIAQKADGGLRDALSMFDLNVTFSTDRKLSYKNVLENLHVLDYDYYLKMLDALSEGNITDVLLILNEIIAKGFDTHQFIVGLNEHFRNILVCKNPATIDILEISENIKQKYLSQAQKVSTSFLLSALSVGSQIDINYKASKNQRLHVEIGLLKLSQINAVLNMGGLQDTEGKKKK